From the genome of Mauremys reevesii isolate NIE-2019 linkage group 24, ASM1616193v1, whole genome shotgun sequence:
agttattgggttcagtacaggagtaactggctgaaattctctggcctgttagCCTGACCTCCTGGATATGTGCtgtaatggtctcttctggcctttaaatctaATCTTTGAATGTAGAAGTGTCAGCCATTCCTTCTTGTCCAGCGCTCTGGAATACTCAGCAAGAAGCGCTGGTGATTTTTAGGCAGGGGTGAAGTTCCACTTAACGGATGCTTAAATCTTTTCAAGCTCATCTCTTTCTTGTTCCTAAATCATTTTGTATCGCCTCCTGCAGCTGTTTTATTCTTCTCTGTGGATAAGCTTTGCAGCATGGATTTCAAATAGACCCCGTCTTGGGTGAGATTTTAAGCCcctcagggcaaggactgttCTGGCTGAACACACGGCTGGGTACGTCTTAAGCAGCCACACAAGCAGGTAGTAAAAATTAAATTGTGGGcaaaaattagttgaaacaagtATAATATGGCACTTTCCATCCCAAAGCATTTCAAATgatgggcctgatccttctccTATTGATCCCTTAGGCACACAGCACCAGCGATATGCAGCCACGGCTCGGGTAGCAGAAAGGCAGATATCAGGGGTGGgatagagaatttttttttatcaagGGTAATCAATTACTCTTAAGAGCAAGCTATGGGACTTTTACTGGCCACATAAAATAGACAGGACCTTGGGGATTAAAGTTTCCATCTTAAAATATCCTTACATTTTCCATCACAAGTATTTGCTTAAGAGAAAGTGTTATTTTGAATATGTCCTTAACACCGattttgctgggggaggggaaggaaacagTCAGTTTTACAAACCTTGCTATATAGGAAGCTTAGTTATGCATGCAACTGACGAAAGAACATTCCTTTGATCAGGGATGTGCCTTCTCATTAATTATAATGGGACCTCTTAATTTGCTGCCACCATTGTTGTAACAGGGTGTAGATCAATGCTTAAAATGCTGCGCTGCTTCTGTGAAGCCCCTCCCTATgctttctcccatcagcatagggaATCCAGCTCCCCGAGAGGTGACAGCGATGTCGACAGAATTCTCCCATTCAGCCATCTCCAGTTGGGGTTAACAATGTTGCCCagggagtgtggatttttccacacccctgagcaatgtcaTTATACCaaactagtgtagaccaggccagtaTGGGGTGAATTAAGTTGGCTCTCTGCAGTATGGTCACCAATTTTGGTAAAGATCGCTAACAAATCAAGCACATACAAGCCTCCATGTCATCCTAGTATCTGAACTCCTTGGTTGCTAAGGGGTTTAGCCTCAATGCTGAATTAGGGGAGTATTATAACAGATTATCTGCAAATCTTTAGGCAAATCGCTtaatcagtggcagaactgccTATAGAGGTCTCAGACCCttaaccacacacacaaaaaaccacacaacacacacacaccccagaaggAACTActaatcatctcatctgacctcctgtagaacttGTATCCTCCCTCTCTGCTTGTGAGAGATCACTAGAGGACCAATGCTCGGAGCCTTGACACCTTCACAATGTtaaaaagcaggggcagaaggaagTATAGAATCAGTGACTTTGCCTAGGTCACACAGCTGGCTAGCTGACAGCTGGGAATAAAAAGGACGGGTCACTTTAACCCCAGGACAACCCAGCACCCTTTCCACTGGGCCAAATGGTTCAGCACTTAGAACAGTGCTATTTACAATAGAACTGGACGCAGgctcccattgatgtcactggAAATTGGAGGTGCTTTGGCCATTAAAAATTAAAGTCACTGATAATAGGCAGGGACTGTATCTCAGGCACCTACGTTTGAAAGTTTTGGCCTTTGTGTTGCAGACTATTAAACCCAAGCAGCTGCTGGTTCTCCTCCCCCAGCAGTGGAATTGGTAAGGTGGTAACTTGGCCCAACATCCTAATCACACCAGTTCTGAAGCTTCGCATCAGTTTTACCAGACGAGCTCCCgcccccttgccccaccccacccccagtagaGAAGTTTCCACCCATGAACGATGGAGGCTTTGGTTATTTCAATTGTCTTTATTAAAAATGTCACCCCCCGGGGGTGGATATAACATCTTAAATTGTACAAATGTAAAAAACTTtgcaaaaacaaatacaaaaaaacaCAGTAGAAAAATTCAGTACACCCGATTCGTGTCATgacaggcagaggcagctgctAAGGCTCAGCAAGGTTGGCTCTGCCAAATACAGATGAACAAACACTTAGGACATGCACAGTGCTGGGTTAATGAATACAcaagagtgggggtgggggggaagtgctTTTTTCTGTGTAAGGAAAAGACAGACCCAGTCTGAGGGGGAGAGTTAAGATACTAGTTCTTCTCTccccttgcccccacccctccaaccaGAAAACCTTCCAGTCATTTCTTTGGTTTAACTTGACTAAGTTGGGACAGGCTCCCCTTAGGCCATGCGCCTTTTCCAGGTCTCTGGACGTTGCACAAGATAGTTTGATCGAAGCTTATTCAATTGGTGCCAGAGAGTGGGTTTGGGACCCGCAGGCAAGGGAAAGCATGAGAAAATTCTCAGGGTTTGCCTGGGCACAGAGAAGTTTGTTATTTCTTGGCTGGTCCTTGAAGCACAATCCCAGCCAGACTCCTCTGTGCAACTGCTGAGGCCAATTGAACCAAGTAGTAGTgatggttggggttttttttgggggggtgcaTTGGTTTATCTGCACAAAGGAAgataaaaattcaaaacaaaagagGACGGAGATAGTGATTCTTCTCAACAGGCTCATGGAGTTTAGCTTACACTTGTTTAGCAGATTCAGAAAACTCAAAGTCGAACAATAAATGCTACCAAAGCAATAAAAACAAGTCATAGGACACTGCTTTGAACTCACTGTATAAAATCTTGGCTTTGGAGACATTTGGACTGGATAACGTTTCGTTTGcttgttagaacaaaaaaaagacagacaTGCGTAAATATCCTTTGCATATTAAAACCTTCAGTTCTTCCCCTCAACAATTGCTATTTGATCTCTTCACTTCTGCCTATTGCCAAGGCACAGAAGTGTTTCCACCAGCACCCAAAATCCTCAACAGGAGGATTGTAAAAAGCTTTGAGATTTACAGTGCTAGCTCAAGCGCAAGTAACCATCCTTACAGAGCAACACGTTTACAATCCTAAACTAGCAGGTTTCATTGAAATCTTgacactaaaaaaacaaaaacactgagAAATGGATCATGTGTTCAAACATGACGGATCATCAGTACAGCATAGTAACAGATTCAAGGCACGGTGATGGTAGGTTTTCTGGCATAGAAGCCTTTTTTTAAGTCAGAATCTGCTGGCTTCGTGCCTCTCCCTAACAAATTAACTCTTAAGTGCTCTCCACAGAGCACACACCTTTCCCACCCCACGTACTCCCCCATTACAGTTTCCACACAAGCAACTATTTATTTTCCAGGGAGATTCTTAAGGGTTCTGGAGTGCAGGCCAGGCCCGATAGCCTCTGACCAACAGGGCATTTCGCTCATCACATCAAGTCTGTGCACACAGCACATCTTAGAAGAAAGACCTTTGCATCTGCCTTCTTCCGTGCTGGCTGGCATTtttcagcctggcagaagctGCCCTACTCCACGCTTCCTTGGGACGTTTTCTTCCCGCATCAGGGCTTTGAAACCCCGTTCTGAACTTTGACTAGGTACAATCACTGCAGATATAAAGTGAGTCCAGGAAAGTAGAAGAAACAGAGTAACAGCTGCTTCTTGGCACTCACTGCACATTGTTGTTAGCATTGCAGGGATCCACCTGGGGAAGAAAAGTAAGGAGGTCTTTAGACACTTGCTGAAGAATACTAACTTGGTAACCTCAACCAAGATATACAGTCTCCCCTGACTAGTAAACTGTAGTCAGGTGTTTAGGAAATTGACTCGAGAAATAAGCTATAACTCAAAGCTACTCAGCTGAAGTAAGATGCACCATCATCCCCATTGGGCCACTTTGCACAAGCAGCTGCAGTGCGGTTTTAATGCATCCCTGGACAGATCCGCATCAGTATCACAAGGATCATTAAGCTCTTCTAGTCTCAGTTTTTGTCTTCCTGACAATACAGAGTAGGAGTCTAGCCATGTCTGAGTATTCTTGCTACTGGTATGAATGCAGAGTCTCCCACCCCAGCTAAATCCTAGGCTTCTCTTTTCCAGCTCTATTTCCTTTGTGGCTGAAACCAGCCACGCAAGTATTCACCAAATCTCACCTCTGTGTAAGTGGGAGGAGGCATGAACTTGAACTCTGGGGCATACATGAAGATAGGGCTGTCGAAGGAACTGTCGAGATCATCCAGAAGGGGAGCGGTGGGGCTCTCCAGACGGTGATCTTCAGAGATGATGTCCAGGTAGCATGGAGGTGCTGTGAGGAGAAGCGTGTGAGCCCTACAGGGTATTTGTGTAGGGGAGTGCACCAAGCAATCCCAGTTTTATTCCTAAATCCCAGGCCATTATGAAGAAGCAATCcactccccctctgcccccccccccatctttccTAATACaaggctaagggcttgtctacactggcactttacagtggtGGAACCTTCtcgcttggggggcagggggaaacacCCCCGAGCCCACGCCTCTCATGGAAGTgttttttttagagcgctgggagacaCCCACACTGCCCTCTTTGCTAAACACTAAAGCAAGTATCCCCATAAAACAGCCTAGCACTCAGCTCACCTTCTGGAGCATCAGGGAGATTGAGGTCCACCCAGCTCATTTCAGAGCTAGCTTGGCTAGCCATGCTGGAGCTgcggctggcaaacccagatctGCTACCGATGACGAGAGGCAGCTCCAGAAGGATCTTCTTGGAGCCAGGGACGCTGGCGTAGATCTGTATGAACAAGACCAGGATAGAGTTGGTTACTACATCATTACCCTGATACGAAATTAAGAGTCTGTGTCACATTAGAATTCCTAGTGAAACTGCAGTGATGTGGGGAAAGAACTATGGTATTGATTAAGTGTAATCCATCCTTCATTGGTCAAGGTGACATGAGCTAGTGAATCATATGCCTACGTTCCCATTTACAGCGAGACTAACTAATGATGTAAGGACAACCGTACGTGTCCAATTCCCTTATAATGGCATCCCTCATGTTCACTGCAGAAGTGGGCATCCTCTTAAAGCAGGATGGAGCTGGAATCTAAACAGCAGCTAGGAATAAAGGGCTGCTGTGATAGCGAGATCCTTACCTGCAAGAAGTACTCCACCCGCAGGATATTGCAGCCCAGGATGGATGGTTTGATCTTCTTGACCCGGAGAGTTTTACCCCGCCAGCTCTCAGacatgcccgagatgatggggttGCCTCGGACGCAGGAAAGTTTCTGGGTCAAAACCTTGGTCTGCCCGTTTGCCAAGTAGGTATGCTTGGAAACAATGGCTGCTTTGGGTACCACGATCCGGGAGCAGATGTTCTCAAAGTCCGCATTTATGCAGATATCATCACCTGGAAAAAGAGAGATGGAAGCTTAGTTATGGAGAAGACCTAAGGTCTCTTAGCCTTAGCTCTGGACCAGTGCTGTGCCCTACAATGTGTTCAGAGCTAGTTTTCACTAGTTAAACTACACAAGCTTCATCTACACTCACACTGCATTACATACTCCTACTTAGACCCTTCGGGCCACACCCAGCTCCTTTCCCCTCTTGCATTTTCAGACTTCAAATCCTTGTCAGTTGTCTCATCCCTCAGGAGCGCTGCTACCTTCATGCTTAGCCCttcaccccgccccacccccccatcccactCTCCAAGGAAAGAAACCAGATCTCACCTTCACAGAATCCTTTTCGGTCAATCCTGGCACTGACAGACACATGCCCATCAGGAATGAACATGCAGGACACCTTCTTGTCTTTCTTGGCAGCGACTGGCGACTGGAAGAGATTCACAGGGAGATTGTGTTACACAGACGAAGTGGCCACAGGCCACAACAACATCAGTCCAT
Proteins encoded in this window:
- the LOC120390210 gene encoding thioredoxin-interacting protein, whose amino-acid sequence is MVVFKKIKTFEIVFSEPDKVFCSGEKVAGRVLVEVTEVTRVSSVKVLACGEAKVVWIKGPQQCKQEMEYLRYEDVLTLDDHPTAEDGSVTLRPGNKYEYKFGFELPQGPLGTSFKGKYGCVDYWVKAFLDRPSCHTQEIKQHFEVMDPVDVNTPDLMSPVAAKKDKKVSCMFIPDGHVSVSARIDRKGFCEGDDICINADFENICSRIVVPKAAIVSKHTYLANGQTKVLTQKLSCVRGNPIISGMSESWRGKTLRVKKIKPSILGCNILRVEYFLQIYASVPGSKKILLELPLVIGSRSGFASRSSSMASQASSEMSWVDLNLPDAPEAPPCYLDIISEDHRLESPTAPLLDDLDSSFDSPIFMYAPEFKFMPPPTYTEVDPCNANNNVQ